DNA sequence from the Malus domestica chromosome 06, GDT2T_hap1 genome:
AGGCCGACTAAGTTATACGGTGAATTTGGACGGTATAACGAAGCAGGTAAACACCGGGTAAAAAAGGTGGGCCCGGATTATTTAATCCGGTGCCTATTTAATCCAAACGGCACCAAACACCGTACACCGTATTATTAGTACTATCCGGTGCCTTATACGGTGTGCCAAACAGGGCCTTAGTTTTTGTAATAATTCAAGTATTTTTGGAGCAATCAATTATGAAGAAGCGCCATAGTTAGGCAGTCTCCCACAACATCAAGAAGAGGCAAAATACTGTTTCCACGATTTTGGAGTTAAATTAGATGTCTGCTTtacaatgataaaaaaaaaacaaaatagttgTGAAACAGTATTTTGTGTAAAATATGGATATgtaatcgtttttttttttttgtagcatCGATCATTTTGACCGAAGAGCATTTCAACCAGACATTTGGAAATTGATAGCTCTTCTTCGTTATGTTTCTTAAATTAGCTACTGTCATAATACTTGATTCAAATATTGTTATTCAAGTATAAATGCTTTCGTAGAAATAGCAGGAAATGAAATCCCACATCCGTTGTGCTATGATTCAAGCATAAACATCTGCCTCCATTTTGTTGCCCTTGTGACCATATTAATTAGTAGGAAAAATAATTATAGgagttttaaatataaaagattATATTTAAGATTTGCCATGTGGCGAGTTTTGATTGGATTGTAGTGCTACTCAGCAATGTCTAGTCGCAAGCAAAGCCTCACAtaagttttttttcatattggtgacatattatttggtttaaacttttgattttCCTAGCATTAttcttattataaataaaggtacaagATTAAGAGGTGAAAACACAATTCTTATACATCTAAATCCTTCTCTCTGTGTCATCCCCTCTGTCTCTTACCCCTTTTTATAATTAGTTTCACAACATAAGAAGTCATggaaagtaatttttttttttaactaaatgTAATTACAATGTCGACTTCGAGCTTCCACCTATAAGAAGAAGTAATTATACGTGGGGAAGTACATATCATTATTTGTAAATAATGTATCTTAACTAAATAAATTCAATGATCGAAATCATTCAATATATTAactttcatttgaagatcactcttaaaaaaaattgaattaatgATTATTTAATCATCCAAACATATCAACAAACAAATGGACGCACATCATGAATACGTTACTCGGTACCCTACACCTCGATTTGTTCTATACATTTCAAATGACTAAATAATCTtcgattaaaatgattttttttttgtataaatgatcttcaaataaaaattaaaaaattaaacaatttcAATTATGATATTGTTCAAGGGAATGAGGTCATTCGCAAGTATTGTCCGAATATGAAATAGTGGCGACTTCGAGTGTCCACCAGGACCGCCCCTTATCCACTCCCTCCCTACTCTTCTGCACACAACATTCAAAACAATGGCGGCATTTGAGGCTGCACTCTCTGTCCCCTTCCTCTACTCCTCTTCTTTTCCTTGTTATTCCTCCAAACTCAACTCGTCCCCCAGACAATCGGCTCCCCTCAAGCTTCATATGCCCAATTCTACGCCTCCCAATTCCCTCAATTTTCTTCTTTCCGGTCCCCGACGCATCCCCACAAGAAAGCTCCGTTTTGAGCTGCTGTGCTCTGCGGTGGAGGAGATTAcagcagaagaagaaaaagcagCAGTAGAAGAAGGCCAGCAGCAAAACCAGAAGAGAAAGCTGTACGTAGTGAATTTGCCATGGTCTCTGACTGTGGTGGATATCAAGAACCTCTTTGGCGAATGTGGGACTGTCAAAGACGTCGAGGTGCTTACATTTCTCTCCCTGTTTTGTTCCTCAAGATTTGTAATTATTGTCAGGGGGTGGGATCGAACTGCACCAGAGTGTAAAGGCATAATTGCTTTGCGTCGCTTTGTAGTTGAAAAACTGAAATGTTGGGTAATAATATTAGTAAATGTTGGATTTTTCAGATTATAAAGCAACAAAATGGGAAGAGCAGAGGCTTTGCGTTTGTGACAATGGATTCCGGGGAAGAAGCTCAGGCCGTCATTGATAAATTTCACTCTCATGTAAGTTATTCAGGTATTCTATGATTGCCTTCGTTGTTGATATTCTACTCGCAATCTCAAATTAGGTTTTATTAATTGGAATGTTAAGCATGTACTCGGGCGATATCAATTGAATTATGGGTTACAGAGCTTGTGCTTTTGGGTTTGATAAGGAAAGTTTAGGTAATTTACGAGATTGGAGTGGCGTGCGATAGCTACAAGTTTATCTCCTTCTGTTCAAATGGCCAACACAATGAAATTAATTGTTTCTTAAGAACTTAAAAGTTTTGTTCTTTTCGAGTTCTCTTTGATTCATTGAAGTGGTCTAAATAAATGAGTTTGGTAATGGTTCGAACTGTATCAAAGTATCCTTGTATGATATCTTCATTGCAGAGATGGAAATGATCGTTAAGATTGAAAAAATATAATTACCGGTTGTTTTATTCACAGAGGCGGTACTATGTTGGGTAATTTAGCAGCTATTTTGTTGCACGCCTGACATGCACTAGGCTTTCTGCATTGGCTGTTCTTATTTAGATAGAGTTTATCGTTTATGTTGTATGTTAGCTAGAGCTTTTCTGCATTGGCTGTTAGTATTTAGTGGATACCTTGTCCACAAGAATTGTAATAGTATTGACTCATTAAAATTCTATTTCTTATCAAAACAAGGTATCATATATCTGTAAGCATATTTTTCACTTCCGAATTATTTGATACAGGAGGTGTTGGGTAGGACTATCAGAATTGAGTTTGCAAAGCAATTTAAGAAACCTTCCCCACCGCCCTCCAATCCCCAAATTGGAGAGACACGATATAAGCTTTACGTGTCTAATTTGGGATGGAAAGTAAGATCAAGCCATCTCAGAGATTTTGTCTCTGAAAATTTCAAAGTTCCAGTTTCAGCCAGGGTTGTCTTTAGTGGCCCTTCTGGGAAGTCTGGTGGTTATGGATTTCTTTCTTTTACAACAAAGGAGGAAGCAGAGGCTGCAATTTCTTCTTTGCAAGGGAAGGTAAGAAATGTATATCTACTTTGTCGGTCATtgtcattcttttttatttctctgCTCAAGCTTTTATAACAGCAGCTCATATGGATGTGTCATTTTGCTTCCCTAGGTGATATAAGTTGGTTTAGTATCTTAACTTTCAAAAGAAGACCGTAATATGGATTCCTTTTATGTTGCACACATACATCTATAGGTTCTGGGTGTCTGCACTTATTGTAGAGAAAATTGTACCACTTATGTAAGCCAGGAGTTTACTCTTGGTTCAAAAAATTGGGGTTGGTAGTATCTGCTCGGTAAATACTTGAAAGCATGATATATGGAATTGGAATCTTATTAATTATCCACAGAGCACTATATTAATGTGTTGTTCAATATTGTCGCTTGTTTTACTTTGGATTCTGTTACTCGAAAACATTTTAGACCAAGAAGAACCAAGAAGAAAGAACTACAGTGCATTTGAATGCGAGGCTTTAAGTAAACAGATTCAGATTTCAGCGGTAGTCTACATTGGCAGAAAGAGTCATTAATATACAAGATATATGGATAGGCTAGATGCAGTGAATAATTTGGCGGTATACATCAAATATGTTACCGAAGGAATTACTAACCGGAATATTTTATGTCATTAACGTTACAGttaactataaaaatattaagTGAAATTCCTACATTTAATGTTTTACATTCAAAATGGCACATAACATTTTATCTTTGGCAGGAATTGATGGGCCGACTAATTAATCTAAAATTTAGTGAGAAGAATGTTGGTGATTCTGGAAGCCAAAATGTTGGTGACTCTGGAAGCCAAAAGGAAGAGGGAGATAGTTTTGAGGGTCAACCTGAAGAATCGTAAGTCCACAGACAGTCTTTTGACCAAATTAATCCGTTTTTATTGCAGATTATAATTGGAATCTTGGGAAAGCAGAAATTTTGACCTCAACCCCCCATGTAGAGATGGAAGGTGTCCTCCTGTTGTCTGTACATTTTTCATTGTCATTTCCTTTCATCAGCTTTTCAGTGCTTGGAACAATGGTTGTTTTCTCTGTCTTTCTAAAATGTTGACATACTTGTTACTAGATTGTACCACATAGAGAGTAATTATTTAACctttgtgattactcaatgaAATCCTCTTTACGGAGTACAATTTAATCCTacattttagggtttagggataAATTTCCAacatatttctcttttcttctaaCATATACTTTCAGACGTTTTCTGGACAAAACTATTGTTTTGGATGCTAATTGTATGCATAACAAAGTTGACCCTTTCTTGGGACAGAATGCCTTTGGATACTAGAATATTTGAGTGTGCACACACAGGTGTCCATGTGCTTTGTTATTTATCTTGTTTGGACAGGAGGTAGACCTTCAGATTTTACAAATAGAAAGATTTTTGTTCGTTGTGTTTCCTTCTTGGGGGTTTAATTGATGAAAAAAAGTAGTCGGAGGCTGCAGGGTTGATGAGCACTGAAATGGGCTAGCATAACCTAATCATAGCTGTATCAAGGCGGGAGCATAGCTTAGGATAGTAGTTGATGTTTTCTTTTCAAGTCACAATTGATGATCATATATTGAAGGGATTCATTTTGAACTTTTAAGTTACTTGTTAAATTGCAAAAGTTCCACAAATCAATCACTTTGTTTGTTGTTTTGCATTTTAGAATCGTAAAAATTCGATCAAAAGCATGTCAAATTTtattcaatgtttttttttttttttttttctgtaaattttttttcatagcAGCATTTCTTTCTATTAGTTGATTGGAACCAAACTCTCTTTCTCACATCTCATCCCAACTGGACCACGTGAAAGGAAGCTAGGGACTGACATTATGTTGCTTGTTGTACTGCTGCAGTCTTGAGATTAAGATCTTTGTGTAAGCTCGAGCGGTGAGAGATGGGTTGGGATTATGATAGGTCGAGGGTTCTTCGATTCCCTCCAATGCAATCACTTTTTTTCTCCTTCTGAAATTGGAGTCACCTTTGAGGACATTCTCATTGGTAGGTTCTTTATATTTAGTAAAAGGCGAAACAATAGTTTGCTTTAAAGCATGGCTCCGTCTAGGTTCTCAAAATTTAGATTTTGTGTGAAAGAAGGTACAAATTGTTTACAGGCTAAGATGAATCTAGGATTGGCGTGACTTTGGAAAAGAGGTGGTCCAAAGTTTAACGAAGTTGTATAGCAGAGAGGGAATTAAGTCGTCCTTTGTGACGAAAGATAGCTTCGTAATCGTCTCATGATACCTTAATTTAATGTATAACCTCTTATTAAGGTTTTTACTCTACCTTCACATGGAAACTGTTCAGTTTGGAGAAAGCAAAAGTTTGCCAAAGGTTGGAAAGTTTGGTAGAGAAACAAGTCTTCCTTAAGTCTTAAGGCTCCTGACACAAGTCAGCTTTTTTAATACAATATCACATTTCCTTTAGTTTTTGACTTGCTTGACCAATAATATGCTGGGTTTTACCCAATTTTAAAGTCATGCTTTATTCTCGTTTTTTTAGGGGACTGGGATTTGTTCAACAATATGTTGGGAAAAAACGTTGGTCCCTACAACACTCTCTAAGCCCCCTTTTTTGAGACCCACATTTTCACGTTTGTGGATTTTGAAGAGAGAATGGAGCAGCATTACATATCCCATTGGAGGATGCTAACTAATCTTCTCAGTCGAACTTTCTCATTCTACATTCTCGGCTTTCCTTCTCATTTTGTAAAGTTCAACCATGATGAGAATCGTTACTTTCTCCTTCACTCTTTAAAGATAAACcctgcaaaaaataatcaaatcagAAATTGTGCTTCTCAGTTTGTTCTACCTTCTCaactcctttttttcttctacaaTGTTGCATCATGAGCAAAATCATAGGCTTTCTAGTGTTGACTGAAAAATACGGTTCTTATCTTTATTGGATAATCGTTAAATGACCAAAAGATACcagattttgttgatttttggcAGAGTTGATTTTTAATGGATGACCTAGAAACATATATGGTTCGGATCATCATGCAACATAGGAAGATTAGAAAGAAGAACCGAGAAGGTGGAACATTAATGTTTAAATGAGAAGGTCATCTTTGCGATATTGTTTCTAACATTatgttcttcctttttcttttctttatttacccAACCTAGAAAGGCTGTGTCATCATTGACTCATATGTTCTCTTTGGTCTAAAGTAGAGACTAATCAATGTTTGTCACAAGCCATGTAGAAAACCTTCCCTGCATACTCCCATTgtgtcactctctctcttctcacaACACTTTACACGATTCACGGAAGGACAGAGAGAGTAGCAAAATGGTGATATGCAACCGCGATATGAAAGGTAGTTGTGTAGATTTCTTGCAAGAATGCAGTTGAAAGTTTGGTACACCCATCATGGCGGCTctagttttagtttttggtaCAATGCCTCTTTCACCAATTTAATGGAATGCGATATGCTCACTTGCAAATGCATTACTACCTTAATTTAATGAAACTCCCAACCAACACCAGCACGTTAGTCCACAAGTATATTATCTCCCaaccaaattgaaaaacaaaaaaaaagaaaaagacaaaaaaagagaatgaacaaagaaaaagaaatgaaaagaaaaagcagaaaACACCACACCTCTCGTCTCCTAGTCTTTGAATTTTgatctgcttttgctttccaaGCTGCTTTTTTCTCCCACAAGTCCCAACCAATCTTGTCTCccttcaaataaacttaaatagCAGAAACTCTCCTATTGTGTACTTGCTGTTCCTGCCTTGACAACTCTGCAGAATCTCTACAAATTCAGTGTCTGTTTAGGGTGTGCTCATagctagcaaaaaaaaaaatccccaacAAATCCAATCAAAACAAGAAGCAATCTTCAGGTaaaattttggtcatttcgaCAGCCTTTTCCTCGACTTTGCAGTCTTAAAACTTAGCACCTCCGCTATATTAATTGTCGAACAACTGTTTTAACctcaattatttttcttcttgttaACATCATTGTCTTTTAATCTTTGTGCTGATCTCTAGGGCAAATTGTATTGACGAATGAAACAAATGATATTGAGAGTGTGACCAGAAACTTGGGCGGGTTTTAGAATTTAGATTAGTGATGGGGTCTCAAGGCAGCCATAAGACTTGGATACCATATATGAACACCAAAGATTGTTCCCAAGGCTTTTGTAGTTTGTATTGCCCACAGTGGTGTTACATGGCAGTACCACCCCCACCTGCCTTTGAGTTTCCTCAAGAAGATTCATCATCTcccattttctctcctcttgTTATTGCAATTATCGGCATTTTGGTCAGTGCTTTTCTTCTTGTGAGCTACTACACCGTAATTTCCAAGTACTGCGGTAACGAGGACCGGAGGAGAGCAAGAAGAGAAAATCATGGCCAGAATGAGGAGTTCGATGACGCTCACACCCAGTCGATCCATATGCCGTGGCATATCACAACGGCTGGCTTAGATGAGGCTTTGATTAAGTCATTAACAGTTTGCAAGTACAAGAAAGGAGATGGATTGGTCGAAGGAACAGATTGTTCGGTTTGTTTGAGtgagtttgaagaagatgaGAGCCTGAGGTTGTTGCCGAAGTGCAATCATGCTTTCCATCTCCCTTGCATTGATACATGGCTTAAATCTCACTCCAATTGCCCCTTGTGTCGTGCTACCGTAGTTTCTGCAAATGCTTCTCAGTTGCCTCCTAATGCAGTGTCTGAAAGTCCTCCATTAACCGATCGCGATACATTATCATTTGCTGAAAGCCAAGGAGCATATGAAAATGTGGTAACGGCACAAGATTCAGAGAGGGGTTCTTCTCAAAACGTGGAAGCAATACATGGAGATCATACTATTCCGAAGACATCACTGGGACTTGCTTTTAGTGATTTGGGAAATGCAGAGGGGAGAGATAGCACCATCATTGAGATTGCAGGAGATCATGAGGTATATCATCAAGCAGTTAGAAGGTCGGTTTCCATGGACGGTTCAAGTGGGTACCGTGTTTTAGTTGCAGATATTCTTCGCATGAATGACGAAGATGATGAGGAGGACAATGATATTGATCATGTGGGAGGCTCAGATGACGTTGCCGGTTCTTCGAAACAGTCAGCTGGAGGAGCTGGAAAATCTAGCCATACAAAAGGAGTACTCCTGCATTGTGTTATGAGTCCAGTTGCAATGAGGAGATCATTTTCAAGCGGAAGATTCTGTTAAACTAGGTATTTGGATTAAAGTGCAAAATCAAAGATTTTGCTCTGAAATAGGTATTATATTGATCTGTTTACAATCCTTTGTTAGACTCCGTGAGCTTTTAAATCCATAAATTGTTGCATATGATGAGTGTATAGAACATCATTTTTAGGGTATAAAACTAGTACACGAAGTGTGAATATTTTTTAGACGGATTGATATACACTTGTGGTATGCAAATATTTCTCCGATTAGTATATTGTTGCTTTTGGagtaaattttactgttttctAGCAAATTTAATTATGTTTCACGGGCTTGGACTTTAACGTTCCTAAGTCAATTAAAGTATATACATTATCAAAGAATTTTCTCAGATCTTACGGACCTTTGTAGCCTTTCACACTTAACCTCCCTGGCAAGCTTGTGAAACCACCTTTTGGATATCTGGATAGGTATCTAGTTTAAAGGAATGTATTTCCCTTGCCGTGGTGGATATTTACATGGTTGATAATGGATACTAGTAATTGTACACATGATATGCATGTgcttattaaaattttgaaaataaaatttacaaagagagaaaatataaaatggtTGCTAAAGCTTTTTAGTTACGACCTTCAAACGATTTTTCGTTGCTGAAGGGGGTTCATATTTTTAGCGGTTGTTCCTTGATAACTATTTCATCACTAAAAGTTATTTTATTTGGGAGAAAAACGTGAAAGAGAAAATGGAGGCAATTCATATGGTTACCTGGgtgtgaggctttgaaaaaaaaaaaaaacattaaaactattttgtgtttaatttacCATATTGACCGtaacttttattttggttattgTTCTTAGTTTGGTTAACATGTTTAATTTGGTCTTTTCACCATCTTGTAATTGACAAAGAAGATTTTGTTAATAGGTAGTTTAGATTAACAATACCAATTCGAGCCTATAGGATCGACCAATAATTTGAAGTCCAACATAAGCTGAACTACTCGATGCGCACCCCTACTCCACGCACATATATGGCATACTCTCAGGCAGGACTCCCTTCTATTTGTTAAAAGACATGGGAAAACAAACGGGTGTAGCAACTGAAAGGAaattgacccacaaaagctacCCGAACATGCCAAGCAAGTCGAGAGGCAAAATATAAAGGCCTCATGCACACGAGACATCATGATACTATGCCGTTTTGGTTCCTTTGAAGTTTTAATGACGTTTACTAGGCCAATTTTTATAattctcatttttatttttattttggagcTAGGCTTAACTTGGAGTATTCAAATAACTTAATATGTTGTTCTTGAGCTGTCGtatcatttttttcttataaacCTTACAGTGGTCTTCTGTGCTAATTAATGATTAAAAGACATGTGTTAGCTTCTTTGCATGTGCCTTTGTATCATTAGTACGTATGCCACCATGGCGTTATCCCCGTTTCATACAAGATGCTCTTGTAattgagggtttttttttttctggttacATGTGGAAACCGTGCACTAAACAACCGAAAAGGAAAACCGAGTATTAACTCAGTAGCTACTAGCTTACAACTACAAACCAACAATAAAGAAATTGAGAAGCCTAATTCACAGCAGTTGTGGTGATTCTAGTCAGATAATTAACACAATAATCTGGCAGCTGCTTCCTCTATCACTCTAAGCATGTGGTGAAGTGATGCTGCTATGTCATCTGCCGAACTTAGTAAGCACCCTTCTTCAATCTGCACACACATGTATATAGAACGTTAAAATTTTAGACCAATTTATTTAACTCATTGAATTCTTACAATTATATGCAAACAATTTTTTGCAAATACACCACTCATATACACAAAAATGTAAATCCAATTATTAGTGATGAGACCATCCTAAGCAAATGACAAAACTGCCCCCCACCAAATGTTTGCAAATTATGTAGTCTTGAGGCCTCTTCTATTAGAAAGTGTGACAACAAGCGTGACAATTTTATGTGTTCAAACTCCAGATAGTACAATTACAGAATGTGAATTAACTAACTAAACTTTGGTTCAAGTTAATgttaattatttcataaataaGTAGTATACATACCTTGAGACTAATAGAGTAGAGAACAAATGGATCCACGGTTGAAACAGTGAGATGAAGGATTGTGAGGTGAAGTGAATGAATTCCAGCGATCAACTTGGAAAGCTGTGATCTTGCTGCAATATTTTTGCGTGAGAGAATTTTAAGGTTTGCATGGGTCTCAATTAAAGTGACCTCAATGTCAGCGGTAGCCCCCTTGGTTTTTGAAGTGTACTTATTGTTAGGGCAATGACTGTGAGACCACGAGTGCTTCTGAGGGTATTCCAGTAATTGTGTAAAAGGGGATGATGGCACGATTTTGGAGGGGGTGGCGACAATATCTTCTGGATTATGCTGTTGTTGATGTTGGAAAAGTTGGAGCTTTTGAGCTTCAAGGGACAGTAGGAGATGCTCAAGTTCCTTCACGAATTCTATGGCACCACCTACTATAGAGGCCTGGTCACCCTGTATGCAGATGCAGTTGCACAACCAAAAACAatgagaagaaaacaaaacatacaaaaatgaaggaaaaaagtGAGTTTAAAAGTACTATTATGCATATGTGATGATGAAAAGGTGGACAGGTAAACAGatatatacatgcatgcatacatatatataatattaagaTAGATTAGAAGTTATATttaacaaagaagaaaaaaaattgtgtttcCCCTGTAAAGCTAATTGGgaaattaatatataaattaaaattatgcATCTCGACTACTCTTCCTAGATAGAGTTTAAGCTAATGGAAGAGAAGAAATTGATGAATGAACATGCAGTAGTGAAGCAGTAGTAGGCTAGGCTTGGCTTACCCTTTGGGCGTAAGAGTCGGGCATGAGAGAGCGGAGAATGGCAAGATGGTCGTTCATTTGTTTTCTGCGGTTTCTTTCGACAGCAATGTGAGTCATTCTCTGCGTCTCAGCTTCTTCCTTGTTCTTGCAAACCCTTgcctttctccttctcttcttcctcccttGCCCTTCCCCTTGCCCTTGCGGCTGCTGATTGCTGCTCATCTGCTTCGTCTTCTTACCACCACCGCCACCTGCTGCTTCCAATATCACACTAGTATTACTACTTTTGGCGGCAGCGTTATTGCAGTAGTAGAATTTTTTAGGAGGTATGAAATTATTGGTGGTTTCTGAAGAGTAGTCTTGAGCTTGGCTGGTGTAGGGGGTTGCAGAGATGGTATCATAGACGATAAAGTTGAAAGGAGGATCTTCTAATAAAG
Encoded proteins:
- the LOC103436907 gene encoding transcription factor bHLH71; this translates as MPLLEDPPFNFIVYDTISATPYTSQAQDYSSETTNNFIPPKKFYYCNNAAAKSSNTSVILEAAGGGGGKKTKQMSSNQQPQGQGEGQGRKKRRRKARVCKNKEEAETQRMTHIAVERNRRKQMNDHLAILRSLMPDSYAQRGDQASIVGGAIEFVKELEHLLLSLEAQKLQLFQHQQQHNPEDIVATPSKIVPSSPFTQLLEYPQKHSWSHSHCPNNKYTSKTKGATADIEVTLIETHANLKILSRKNIAARSQLSKLIAGIHSLHLTILHLTVSTVDPFVLYSISLKIEEGCLLSSADDIAASLHHMLRVIEEAAARLLC
- the LOC103436906 gene encoding RING-H2 finger protein ATL51-like, producing the protein MGSQGSHKTWIPYMNTKDCSQGFCSLYCPQWCYMAVPPPPAFEFPQEDSSSPIFSPLVIAIIGILVSAFLLVSYYTVISKYCGNEDRRRARRENHGQNEEFDDAHTQSIHMPWHITTAGLDEALIKSLTVCKYKKGDGLVEGTDCSVCLSEFEEDESLRLLPKCNHAFHLPCIDTWLKSHSNCPLCRATVVSANASQLPPNAVSESPPLTDRDTLSFAESQGAYENVVTAQDSERGSSQNVEAIHGDHTIPKTSLGLAFSDLGNAEGRDSTIIEIAGDHEVYHQAVRRSVSMDGSSGYRVLVADILRMNDEDDEEDNDIDHVGGSDDVAGSSKQSAGGAGKSSHTKGVLLHCVMSPVAMRRSFSSGRFC
- the LOC103436905 gene encoding 28 kDa ribonucleoprotein, chloroplastic yields the protein MAAFEAALSVPFLYSSSFPCYSSKLNSSPRQSAPLKLHMPNSTPPNSLNFLLSGPRRIPTRKLRFELLCSAVEEITAEEEKAAVEEGQQQNQKRKLYVVNLPWSLTVVDIKNLFGECGTVKDVEIIKQQNGKSRGFAFVTMDSGEEAQAVIDKFHSHEVLGRTIRIEFAKQFKKPSPPPSNPQIGETRYKLYVSNLGWKVRSSHLRDFVSENFKVPVSARVVFSGPSGKSGGYGFLSFTTKEEAEAAISSLQGKELMGRLINLKFSEKNVGDSGSQNVGDSGSQKEEGDSFEGQPEES